In Phreatobacter oligotrophus, one DNA window encodes the following:
- a CDS encoding sensor histidine kinase, which produces MATTEPDRPDPQALLDAHRRDGRGRLKIFLGASPGVGKTFAMLEEARQRQRAGRDVVVALVETHGRAETAGLLASLEVLPRKTVPYRGQVLEELDLDGLLARRPQLALIDEFAHTNVPGARHPKRWQDVVEVLDAGIDVTTTLNIQHIESLNDVVASITGVRVQETVPDEVLQRADEIELIDLPPEELINRLREGKVYVPQQVGRALESFFTKGNLTALRELALRTAASRVDADMLTYMQAHAVKGPWPTQERLLVCVNEAPVAKALVRAGKRMADRARIPWIVATVVTPAHEALGEEARATTTEALRLAETLGAEVVTRHTERDVAAELLAFARSRNVTRLVVGRPRQRWPWVLLREPVSDRILDLATDFEVTVVTHRARVERRRMLAAPELPGWRDWGAITLETCGAMAAATAIAWPFWSILPVASIAIPYLVAVSVVAFRRGLAAAILASGLGFLVYNFFFTTPYYSLAVEQHEAVVALLVFLISAVFTGTLASRLKAQVDSMRAARRRTETLYEFARKIAAATKADDVLWAAAAHIAVTLNCRSLILMPGPSGALEQVQGHPSIEELDVKAEGAARWAFERNEPAGAGTTTLPTSDWLFVPLATARRILGVIGVQFRDAAQGLDPETKRLLLAVEDQVAVALERFTLAADLEDARVTAEGEKLRAALLNSVSHDLRTPLVTVIGAVTTLADADTALTAENRSELIGTALDEARRLDRYVQNLLDMTRLGHGVLTPKAQSVDLREVVGRVRSDLARPLAGHDLVVDMPRDLPRALVDPVLIGQALANVVENAAKYGPPGGRITIGGAAAGDMVVLTVTDEGPGIPVADRERVFDQFYRAARGDGAPSGTGLGLAIVRGFVEAHGGRVAIDAGPGGRGTAIALVLPRAPASEPPEEAR; this is translated from the coding sequence ATGGCGACGACCGAACCTGACCGCCCCGACCCCCAGGCCCTGCTCGACGCGCATCGGCGCGACGGGCGGGGCCGGCTCAAGATCTTCCTCGGCGCCTCGCCCGGCGTGGGGAAGACCTTTGCCATGCTGGAGGAAGCCCGGCAGCGCCAGCGCGCCGGGCGCGATGTCGTTGTGGCCCTGGTGGAGACCCATGGGCGGGCGGAGACGGCGGGGCTGCTGGCCAGCCTCGAGGTGCTGCCGCGCAAGACCGTGCCCTATCGCGGCCAGGTGCTGGAGGAACTCGACCTCGACGGCCTGCTGGCGCGGCGCCCCCAGCTCGCCCTGATCGACGAGTTCGCCCACACCAACGTGCCGGGCGCCCGCCATCCCAAGCGCTGGCAGGATGTGGTGGAGGTGCTGGATGCCGGCATCGACGTCACGACGACGCTGAACATCCAGCACATCGAGAGCCTCAACGATGTCGTCGCCAGCATCACCGGCGTGCGCGTGCAGGAGACCGTGCCGGACGAGGTGCTGCAGCGGGCCGATGAAATCGAGCTGATCGACCTGCCGCCGGAGGAGCTCATCAACCGGCTGCGCGAGGGCAAGGTCTATGTGCCGCAGCAGGTCGGCCGGGCGCTGGAGAGCTTCTTCACCAAGGGCAACCTGACGGCCTTGCGCGAACTGGCGCTGCGCACGGCGGCGAGCCGCGTCGACGCGGACATGCTCACCTACATGCAGGCCCATGCGGTGAAGGGTCCCTGGCCGACGCAGGAGCGCCTGCTCGTCTGCGTCAACGAGGCGCCGGTGGCGAAGGCCCTGGTGCGCGCCGGCAAGCGCATGGCCGATCGCGCCCGCATTCCCTGGATCGTCGCGACCGTCGTCACGCCGGCCCACGAGGCGCTGGGCGAGGAGGCGCGGGCCACGACCACCGAGGCTCTGCGCCTCGCCGAGACGCTCGGCGCGGAGGTGGTGACGCGCCATACCGAGCGGGACGTGGCGGCGGAACTCCTCGCCTTCGCCCGCTCGCGCAATGTCACGCGGCTTGTGGTGGGACGGCCCCGCCAGCGCTGGCCCTGGGTGCTGCTGCGCGAGCCGGTGAGCGACCGGATCCTCGACCTCGCCACCGATTTCGAGGTGACCGTGGTCACCCACCGCGCCCGCGTCGAGCGTCGCAGGATGCTGGCAGCGCCGGAGTTGCCGGGCTGGCGCGACTGGGGCGCGATCACCCTGGAGACCTGCGGCGCCATGGCCGCTGCCACCGCCATCGCCTGGCCCTTCTGGTCCATCCTGCCGGTCGCCTCCATCGCCATCCCCTATCTGGTGGCGGTGTCGGTGGTGGCCTTCCGGCGCGGCCTTGCCGCGGCCATTCTCGCCAGCGGACTTGGCTTCCTCGTCTACAATTTCTTCTTCACGACACCCTACTACTCGCTCGCCGTGGAGCAGCACGAGGCCGTCGTGGCGCTGCTGGTCTTCCTCATCAGCGCGGTCTTCACCGGCACGCTGGCGAGCCGGCTCAAGGCCCAGGTGGATTCGATGCGGGCGGCGCGCCGGCGGACCGAAACGCTCTACGAGTTCGCCCGCAAGATCGCCGCCGCCACCAAGGCCGATGACGTGCTCTGGGCGGCTGCGGCCCATATCGCCGTGACCCTCAACTGCCGCTCGCTCATCCTCATGCCGGGGCCCTCGGGGGCGCTCGAACAGGTGCAGGGCCATCCCTCCATCGAGGAACTGGACGTGAAGGCCGAGGGCGCGGCGCGCTGGGCCTTCGAGCGCAACGAGCCGGCGGGCGCCGGCACCACGACGCTGCCGACTTCGGACTGGCTCTTCGTGCCGCTCGCCACCGCCCGCCGCATCCTCGGCGTGATCGGCGTGCAGTTCCGCGATGCCGCCCAGGGCCTCGACCCGGAGACCAAGCGGCTGCTTCTCGCAGTCGAGGACCAGGTCGCCGTGGCGCTGGAGCGCTTCACGCTGGCCGCCGATCTCGAGGACGCGCGCGTCACCGCCGAGGGCGAGAAGCTGCGGGCGGCCTTGCTCAACTCGGTCAGCCACGATCTGCGGACGCCGCTGGTGACGGTGATCGGTGCGGTGACGACGCTCGCCGACGCCGACACGGCGCTGACGGCGGAGAACCGCTCGGAGCTCATCGGCACGGCGCTGGACGAGGCGCGCCGCCTCGATCGCTATGTCCAGAACCTCCTCGACATGACCCGCCTCGGCCATGGCGTGCTCACGCCCAAGGCGCAGAGCGTCGACCTGCGCGAGGTGGTGGGCCGGGTGCGCAGCGATCTCGCCCGCCCGCTCGCTGGCCACGACCTCGTCGTCGACATGCCGCGCGACCTGCCGCGGGCGCTGGTCGATCCCGTGCTGATCGGCCAGGCCCTCGCCAATGTGGTGGAGAACGCCGCGAAATACGGCCCGCCCGGCGGCCGCATCACCATCGGCGGCGCCGCGGCCGGCGACATGGTGGTGCTGACCGTCACCGACGAGGGGCCGGGCATTCCGGTCGCCGATCGCGAGCGCGTCTTCGACCAGTTCTACCGTGCCGCCCGGGGGGATGGCGCGCCCTCGGGCACCGGCCTCGGGCTTGCCATCGTGCGCGGCTTCGTGGAAGCCCATGGCGGACGCGTCGCCATCGATGCGGGGCCGGGCGGACGCGGGACGGCGATCGCCCTCGTGCTGCCCCGCGCACCGGCGAGCGAGCCGCCCGAGGAGGCGCGATGA
- the kdpC gene encoding potassium-transporting ATPase subunit KdpC, protein MLALLRPALVLTVLFTLVTGLAYPLAITGLAQGLMPHQANGSLVTKGDRVVGSELIGQAFTGPRYIHGRPSATSAADPADATKTVDAPYNAASSSGSNLGPSSKALLEAMQARAAALGMAQAPADLVTASASGLDPHISPAAAMVQVARVASARGVAPARVEALVQRHVEGRNLGVLGEPRVNVLALNLALDADLP, encoded by the coding sequence ATGCTCGCCCTGCTGCGTCCGGCCCTTGTCTTGACGGTTCTCTTTACCCTCGTCACCGGCCTCGCCTATCCGCTGGCGATCACCGGCCTCGCCCAGGGGCTGATGCCCCACCAGGCCAATGGCTCTCTGGTCACGAAGGGGGACCGGGTCGTCGGCTCCGAGCTGATCGGCCAGGCCTTCACCGGCCCGCGCTACATCCATGGCCGCCCCTCGGCGACCAGCGCCGCCGATCCCGCCGATGCCACCAAGACGGTCGATGCGCCCTACAACGCCGCCTCCTCCAGCGGGTCCAATCTCGGCCCCTCGTCCAAGGCGCTGCTGGAGGCCATGCAGGCGCGTGCCGCGGCGCTGGGCATGGCGCAGGCGCCGGCCGACCTCGTCACCGCCTCCGCCTCGGGCCTCGACCCGCACATCTCGCCCGCCGCGGCGATGGTGCAGGTCGCCCGCGTCGCGAGCGCCCGCGGCGTCGCCCCCGCCCGTGTCGAGGCGCTGGTGCAACGCCACGTGGAAGGGCGTAATCTCGGGGTCCTCGGCGAACCGCGCGTCAATGTCCTGGCGCTGAACCTCGCCCTCGACGCGGATCTGCCCTGA